In a genomic window of Erinaceus europaeus chromosome 12, mEriEur2.1, whole genome shotgun sequence:
- the BAP1 gene encoding ubiquitin carboxyl-terminal hydrolase BAP1 isoform X3 — protein sequence MNKGWLELESDPGLFTLLVEDFGVKGVQVEEIYDLQSKCQGPVYGFIFLFKWIEERRSRRKVSTLVDDTSVIDDDIVNNMFFAHQLIPNSCATHALLSVLLNCSSVDLGPALSRMKDFTKGFSPESKGYAIGNAPELAKAHNSHARPEPRHLPEKQNGLSAVRTMEAFHFVSYVPITGRLFELDGLKVYPIDHGPWGEDEEWTDKARRVIMERIGLATAGEPYHDIRFNLMAVVPDRRIKYEARLHVLKVNRQTVLEALQQLIRVTQPELIQTHKAQESQLPEDPKPASGKSPLALEANRTPAASEGTHTDGVEEATGSCSQAPAHSPPSKPKPVVKPPGSNLNGVPSNPTPIVQRLPAFLDNHNYAKSPMQEEEDLAAGVGRSRVPVRPPQQYSDDEDDYEDEEDDDVQNTNSATRYKRKGPGKLGPSSSPGDGQLSVLQPNTINVLAEKLKESQKDLSVPLCVKTSGGAGSPAVAVPAHSQPSPTPSNESTDTASEIGSAFNSPLRSPIRSANPTRPSSPVTSHISKVLFGEDDSLLRVDCIRYNRAVRDLGPAISTGLLHLAEDGVLSPLALTESGKGSSPPVRPSQGHQGSSSPEGKEVAEAVDGREKTGLIRPGEPLCGEKYSPKELLALLKCVEAEIANYEACLKEEVEKRKKFKIDDQRRTHNYDEFICTFISMLAQEGMLANLVEQNISVRRRQGVSIGRLHKQRKPDRRKRSRPYKAKRQ from the exons ATGAATAAAGGCTGGCTGGAGCTGGAGAGCGACCCTG GCCTCTTCACCCTCTTGGTGGAAGATTTCG GTGTCAAAGGGGTGCAGGTGGAGGAGATCTACGACCTTCAGAGCAAATGCCAGGG CCCCGTCTATGGATTCATCTTCCTGTTCAAATGGATCGAAGAGCGCCGGTCTCGTCGCAAGGTTTCTACCTTGGTGGATGATACGTCTGTGATCGATGATGATATTGTGAATAACATGTTCTTTGCCCACCAG CTGATCCCCAACTCTTGCGCCACTCACGCCCTGCTGAGCGTGCTCCTCAACTGCAGCAGCGTGGACCTGGGGCCCGCCCTGAGCCGCATGAAGGACTTCACCAAGGGCTTCAGCCCCGAG AGCAAAGGATATGCAATTGGCAATGCCCCAGAGTTGGCCAAGGCACATAACAGCCATGCCAG GCCTGAGCCACGCCACCTTCCTGAGAAACAGAACGGCCTTAGTGCGGTGCGGACCATGGAGGCGTTCCACTTCGTCAGCTACGTGCCTATCACAGGCAGGCTTTTTGAGCTGGATGGGCTGAAGGTCTACCCCATTGACCATG GCCCCTGGGGGGAGGACGAGGAGTGGACAGACAAGGCCCGGCGAGTCATCATGGAGCGTATCGGCCTTGCCACTGCAGG GGAGCCCTACCATGACATCCGCTTCAACCTGATGGCGGTGGTGCCCGACCGCAGGATCAAGTATGAGGCCAGGCTGCACGTGCTGAAGGTGAACCGCCAGACAGTGCTGGAAGCCCTGCAGCAG ctgatcaggGTAACGCAGCCAGAGCTGATTCAGACGCACAAGGCTCAAGAGTCACAGCTGCCCGAGGACCCCAAACCTGCCAGTGGCAAGTCCCCCTTGGCACTGGAGGCAAACAGGACCCCGGCAGCCTCTGAGGGCACCCACACAG ATGGTGTAGAAGAGGCGACTGGTTCCTGTTCACAAGCCCCGGCCCACAGCCCTCCCAGCAAACCCAAACCCGTGGTAAAGCCTCCAGGGAGCAACCTCAATGGGGTTCCCAGCAACCCCACTCCCATCGTCCAGCGGCTCCCGGCCTTCCTAGACAATCACAACTACGCCaagtcccccatgcag GAAGAGGAAGACCTGGCGGCAGGTGTGGGCCGCAGTCGGGTTCCAGTCCGTCCACCCCAGCAGTACTCGGACGATGAGGACGACTATGAGGATGAAGAAGATGATGACGTGCAGAACACCAACTCAGCCACCAG GTATAAGCGGAAGGGGCCGGGGAAGCTCGGGCCGTCGAGCAGCCCTGGGGACGGGCAGCTGTCAGTGCTGCAGCCCAACACCATCAACGTCTTGGCCGAGAAGCTCAAGGAATCTCAGAAAGACCTCTCCGTCCCTCTGTGCGTCAAGACGAGTGGCGGGGCGGGGAGTCCGGCTGTGGCCGTCCCTGCGCACTCACAGCCCTCGCCGACCCCCAGCAATGAGAGCACAGACACGGCCTCTGAGATCGGCAGTGCTTTCAACTCACCTCTGCGCTCGCCCATCCGCTCGGCCAACCCCACACGACCCTCCAGCCCCGTCACCTCCCACATCTCCAAAGTGCTCTTTGGAGAGGATGACAGCCTGCTGCGTGTGGACTGCATCCGCTACAACCGCGCCGTCCGGGACCTGGGCCCTGCCATCAGCACGGGCCTGCTGCACCTGGCGGAGGATGGCGTGCTCAGTCCCCTGGCGCTCACAG AGAGCGGGAAGGGTTCTTCACCTCCCGTCAGACCGAGTCAAGGCCACCAGGGATCCAGCAGCCCAGAGGGGAAGGAGGTGGCGGAAGCCGTGGACGGCAGAGAGAAGACTGGGCTGATCAGGCCTGGTGAGCCCTTATGCGGGGAGAAGTACTCACCCAAG GAGTTGCTGGCCTTGCTCAAGTGTGTGGAGGCTGAGATCGCAAACTATGAGGCCTGCCTCAAGGAAGAggtggagaagaggaagaaattcaAG ATCGACGACCAGAGGAGGACCCACAACTACGACGAGTTCATCTGCACCTTCATCTCCATGCTGGCTCAGGAAG GCATGTTGGCCAACCTGGTGGAGCAGAACATCTCGGTGCGGCGGCGCCAGGGCGTCAGCATCGGCCGGCTCCACAAGCAGCGCAAGCCCGACCGGCGGAAACGCTCGCGCCCCTACAAGGCGAAGCGCCAGTGA
- the BAP1 gene encoding ubiquitin carboxyl-terminal hydrolase BAP1 isoform X6, giving the protein MNKGWLELESDPGLFTLLVEDFGVKGVQVEEIYDLQSKCQGPVYGFIFLFKWIEERRSRRKVSTLVDDTSVIDDDIVNNMFFAHQSKGYAIGNAPELAKAHNSHARPEPRHLPEKQNGLSAVRTMEAFHFVSYVPITGRLFELDGLKVYPIDHGPWGEDEEWTDKARRVIMERIGLATAGEPYHDIRFNLMAVVPDRRIKYEARLHVLKVNRQTVLEALQQLIRVTQPELIQTHKAQESQLPEDPKPASGKSPLALEANRTPAASEGTHTDGVEEATGSCSQAPAHSPPSKPKPVVKPPGSNLNGVPSNPTPIVQRLPAFLDNHNYAKSPMQEEEDLAAGVGRSRVPVRPPQQYSDDEDDYEDEEDDDVQNTNSATRYKRKGPGKLGPSSSPGDGQLSVLQPNTINVLAEKLKESQKDLSVPLCVKTSGGAGSPAVAVPAHSQPSPTPSNESTDTASEIGSAFNSPLRSPIRSANPTRPSSPVTSHISKVLFGEDDSLLRVDCIRYNRAVRDLGPAISTGLLHLAEDGVLSPLALTESGKGSSPPVRPSQGHQGSSSPEGKEVAEAVDGREKTGLIRPGEPLCGEKYSPKELLALLKCVEAEIANYEACLKEEVEKRKKFKIDDQRRTHNYDEFICTFISMLAQEAGPRLSAGMLANLVEQNISVRRRQGVSIGRLHKQRKPDRRKRSRPYKAKRQ; this is encoded by the exons ATGAATAAAGGCTGGCTGGAGCTGGAGAGCGACCCTG GCCTCTTCACCCTCTTGGTGGAAGATTTCG GTGTCAAAGGGGTGCAGGTGGAGGAGATCTACGACCTTCAGAGCAAATGCCAGGG CCCCGTCTATGGATTCATCTTCCTGTTCAAATGGATCGAAGAGCGCCGGTCTCGTCGCAAGGTTTCTACCTTGGTGGATGATACGTCTGTGATCGATGATGATATTGTGAATAACATGTTCTTTGCCCACCAG AGCAAAGGATATGCAATTGGCAATGCCCCAGAGTTGGCCAAGGCACATAACAGCCATGCCAG GCCTGAGCCACGCCACCTTCCTGAGAAACAGAACGGCCTTAGTGCGGTGCGGACCATGGAGGCGTTCCACTTCGTCAGCTACGTGCCTATCACAGGCAGGCTTTTTGAGCTGGATGGGCTGAAGGTCTACCCCATTGACCATG GCCCCTGGGGGGAGGACGAGGAGTGGACAGACAAGGCCCGGCGAGTCATCATGGAGCGTATCGGCCTTGCCACTGCAGG GGAGCCCTACCATGACATCCGCTTCAACCTGATGGCGGTGGTGCCCGACCGCAGGATCAAGTATGAGGCCAGGCTGCACGTGCTGAAGGTGAACCGCCAGACAGTGCTGGAAGCCCTGCAGCAG ctgatcaggGTAACGCAGCCAGAGCTGATTCAGACGCACAAGGCTCAAGAGTCACAGCTGCCCGAGGACCCCAAACCTGCCAGTGGCAAGTCCCCCTTGGCACTGGAGGCAAACAGGACCCCGGCAGCCTCTGAGGGCACCCACACAG ATGGTGTAGAAGAGGCGACTGGTTCCTGTTCACAAGCCCCGGCCCACAGCCCTCCCAGCAAACCCAAACCCGTGGTAAAGCCTCCAGGGAGCAACCTCAATGGGGTTCCCAGCAACCCCACTCCCATCGTCCAGCGGCTCCCGGCCTTCCTAGACAATCACAACTACGCCaagtcccccatgcag GAAGAGGAAGACCTGGCGGCAGGTGTGGGCCGCAGTCGGGTTCCAGTCCGTCCACCCCAGCAGTACTCGGACGATGAGGACGACTATGAGGATGAAGAAGATGATGACGTGCAGAACACCAACTCAGCCACCAG GTATAAGCGGAAGGGGCCGGGGAAGCTCGGGCCGTCGAGCAGCCCTGGGGACGGGCAGCTGTCAGTGCTGCAGCCCAACACCATCAACGTCTTGGCCGAGAAGCTCAAGGAATCTCAGAAAGACCTCTCCGTCCCTCTGTGCGTCAAGACGAGTGGCGGGGCGGGGAGTCCGGCTGTGGCCGTCCCTGCGCACTCACAGCCCTCGCCGACCCCCAGCAATGAGAGCACAGACACGGCCTCTGAGATCGGCAGTGCTTTCAACTCACCTCTGCGCTCGCCCATCCGCTCGGCCAACCCCACACGACCCTCCAGCCCCGTCACCTCCCACATCTCCAAAGTGCTCTTTGGAGAGGATGACAGCCTGCTGCGTGTGGACTGCATCCGCTACAACCGCGCCGTCCGGGACCTGGGCCCTGCCATCAGCACGGGCCTGCTGCACCTGGCGGAGGATGGCGTGCTCAGTCCCCTGGCGCTCACAG AGAGCGGGAAGGGTTCTTCACCTCCCGTCAGACCGAGTCAAGGCCACCAGGGATCCAGCAGCCCAGAGGGGAAGGAGGTGGCGGAAGCCGTGGACGGCAGAGAGAAGACTGGGCTGATCAGGCCTGGTGAGCCCTTATGCGGGGAGAAGTACTCACCCAAG GAGTTGCTGGCCTTGCTCAAGTGTGTGGAGGCTGAGATCGCAAACTATGAGGCCTGCCTCAAGGAAGAggtggagaagaggaagaaattcaAG ATCGACGACCAGAGGAGGACCCACAACTACGACGAGTTCATCTGCACCTTCATCTCCATGCTGGCTCAGGAAG CGGGCCCCCGCCTCTCCGCAGGCATGTTGGCCAACCTGGTGGAGCAGAACATCTCGGTGCGGCGGCGCCAGGGCGTCAGCATCGGCCGGCTCCACAAGCAGCGCAAGCCCGACCGGCGGAAACGCTCGCGCCCCTACAAGGCGAAGCGCCAGTGA
- the BAP1 gene encoding ubiquitin carboxyl-terminal hydrolase BAP1 isoform X1: MNKGWLELESDPGLFTLLVEDFGKSLSHPPDPNFGGPLPAPSGQCRGLSWPTPGSFPVAGVKGVQVEEIYDLQSKCQGPVYGFIFLFKWIEERRSRRKVSTLVDDTSVIDDDIVNNMFFAHQLIPNSCATHALLSVLLNCSSVDLGPALSRMKDFTKGFSPESKGYAIGNAPELAKAHNSHARPEPRHLPEKQNGLSAVRTMEAFHFVSYVPITGRLFELDGLKVYPIDHGPWGEDEEWTDKARRVIMERIGLATAGEPYHDIRFNLMAVVPDRRIKYEARLHVLKVNRQTVLEALQQLIRVTQPELIQTHKAQESQLPEDPKPASGKSPLALEANRTPAASEGTHTDGVEEATGSCSQAPAHSPPSKPKPVVKPPGSNLNGVPSNPTPIVQRLPAFLDNHNYAKSPMQEEEDLAAGVGRSRVPVRPPQQYSDDEDDYEDEEDDDVQNTNSATRYKRKGPGKLGPSSSPGDGQLSVLQPNTINVLAEKLKESQKDLSVPLCVKTSGGAGSPAVAVPAHSQPSPTPSNESTDTASEIGSAFNSPLRSPIRSANPTRPSSPVTSHISKVLFGEDDSLLRVDCIRYNRAVRDLGPAISTGLLHLAEDGVLSPLALTESGKGSSPPVRPSQGHQGSSSPEGKEVAEAVDGREKTGLIRPGEPLCGEKYSPKELLALLKCVEAEIANYEACLKEEVEKRKKFKIDDQRRTHNYDEFICTFISMLAQEGMLANLVEQNISVRRRQGVSIGRLHKQRKPDRRKRSRPYKAKRQ, from the exons ATGAATAAAGGCTGGCTGGAGCTGGAGAGCGACCCTG GCCTCTTCACCCTCTTGGTGGAAGATTTCGGTAAGAGCCTCTCCCACCCGCCAGACCCAAACTTTGGGGGCCCCCTGCCTGCGCCCTCTGGACAATGCCGGGGGCTGTCTTGGCCGACGCCGGGGTCCTTCCCTGTCGCAGGTGTCAAAGGGGTGCAGGTGGAGGAGATCTACGACCTTCAGAGCAAATGCCAGGG CCCCGTCTATGGATTCATCTTCCTGTTCAAATGGATCGAAGAGCGCCGGTCTCGTCGCAAGGTTTCTACCTTGGTGGATGATACGTCTGTGATCGATGATGATATTGTGAATAACATGTTCTTTGCCCACCAG CTGATCCCCAACTCTTGCGCCACTCACGCCCTGCTGAGCGTGCTCCTCAACTGCAGCAGCGTGGACCTGGGGCCCGCCCTGAGCCGCATGAAGGACTTCACCAAGGGCTTCAGCCCCGAG AGCAAAGGATATGCAATTGGCAATGCCCCAGAGTTGGCCAAGGCACATAACAGCCATGCCAG GCCTGAGCCACGCCACCTTCCTGAGAAACAGAACGGCCTTAGTGCGGTGCGGACCATGGAGGCGTTCCACTTCGTCAGCTACGTGCCTATCACAGGCAGGCTTTTTGAGCTGGATGGGCTGAAGGTCTACCCCATTGACCATG GCCCCTGGGGGGAGGACGAGGAGTGGACAGACAAGGCCCGGCGAGTCATCATGGAGCGTATCGGCCTTGCCACTGCAGG GGAGCCCTACCATGACATCCGCTTCAACCTGATGGCGGTGGTGCCCGACCGCAGGATCAAGTATGAGGCCAGGCTGCACGTGCTGAAGGTGAACCGCCAGACAGTGCTGGAAGCCCTGCAGCAG ctgatcaggGTAACGCAGCCAGAGCTGATTCAGACGCACAAGGCTCAAGAGTCACAGCTGCCCGAGGACCCCAAACCTGCCAGTGGCAAGTCCCCCTTGGCACTGGAGGCAAACAGGACCCCGGCAGCCTCTGAGGGCACCCACACAG ATGGTGTAGAAGAGGCGACTGGTTCCTGTTCACAAGCCCCGGCCCACAGCCCTCCCAGCAAACCCAAACCCGTGGTAAAGCCTCCAGGGAGCAACCTCAATGGGGTTCCCAGCAACCCCACTCCCATCGTCCAGCGGCTCCCGGCCTTCCTAGACAATCACAACTACGCCaagtcccccatgcag GAAGAGGAAGACCTGGCGGCAGGTGTGGGCCGCAGTCGGGTTCCAGTCCGTCCACCCCAGCAGTACTCGGACGATGAGGACGACTATGAGGATGAAGAAGATGATGACGTGCAGAACACCAACTCAGCCACCAG GTATAAGCGGAAGGGGCCGGGGAAGCTCGGGCCGTCGAGCAGCCCTGGGGACGGGCAGCTGTCAGTGCTGCAGCCCAACACCATCAACGTCTTGGCCGAGAAGCTCAAGGAATCTCAGAAAGACCTCTCCGTCCCTCTGTGCGTCAAGACGAGTGGCGGGGCGGGGAGTCCGGCTGTGGCCGTCCCTGCGCACTCACAGCCCTCGCCGACCCCCAGCAATGAGAGCACAGACACGGCCTCTGAGATCGGCAGTGCTTTCAACTCACCTCTGCGCTCGCCCATCCGCTCGGCCAACCCCACACGACCCTCCAGCCCCGTCACCTCCCACATCTCCAAAGTGCTCTTTGGAGAGGATGACAGCCTGCTGCGTGTGGACTGCATCCGCTACAACCGCGCCGTCCGGGACCTGGGCCCTGCCATCAGCACGGGCCTGCTGCACCTGGCGGAGGATGGCGTGCTCAGTCCCCTGGCGCTCACAG AGAGCGGGAAGGGTTCTTCACCTCCCGTCAGACCGAGTCAAGGCCACCAGGGATCCAGCAGCCCAGAGGGGAAGGAGGTGGCGGAAGCCGTGGACGGCAGAGAGAAGACTGGGCTGATCAGGCCTGGTGAGCCCTTATGCGGGGAGAAGTACTCACCCAAG GAGTTGCTGGCCTTGCTCAAGTGTGTGGAGGCTGAGATCGCAAACTATGAGGCCTGCCTCAAGGAAGAggtggagaagaggaagaaattcaAG ATCGACGACCAGAGGAGGACCCACAACTACGACGAGTTCATCTGCACCTTCATCTCCATGCTGGCTCAGGAAG GCATGTTGGCCAACCTGGTGGAGCAGAACATCTCGGTGCGGCGGCGCCAGGGCGTCAGCATCGGCCGGCTCCACAAGCAGCGCAAGCCCGACCGGCGGAAACGCTCGCGCCCCTACAAGGCGAAGCGCCAGTGA
- the BAP1 gene encoding ubiquitin carboxyl-terminal hydrolase BAP1 isoform X2, protein MNKGWLELESDPGLFTLLVEDFGVKGVQVEEIYDLQSKCQGPVYGFIFLFKWIEERRSRRKVSTLVDDTSVIDDDIVNNMFFAHQLIPNSCATHALLSVLLNCSSVDLGPALSRMKDFTKGFSPESKGYAIGNAPELAKAHNSHARPEPRHLPEKQNGLSAVRTMEAFHFVSYVPITGRLFELDGLKVYPIDHGPWGEDEEWTDKARRVIMERIGLATAGEPYHDIRFNLMAVVPDRRIKYEARLHVLKVNRQTVLEALQQLIRVTQPELIQTHKAQESQLPEDPKPASGKSPLALEANRTPAASEGTHTDGVEEATGSCSQAPAHSPPSKPKPVVKPPGSNLNGVPSNPTPIVQRLPAFLDNHNYAKSPMQEEEDLAAGVGRSRVPVRPPQQYSDDEDDYEDEEDDDVQNTNSATRYKRKGPGKLGPSSSPGDGQLSVLQPNTINVLAEKLKESQKDLSVPLCVKTSGGAGSPAVAVPAHSQPSPTPSNESTDTASEIGSAFNSPLRSPIRSANPTRPSSPVTSHISKVLFGEDDSLLRVDCIRYNRAVRDLGPAISTGLLHLAEDGVLSPLALTESGKGSSPPVRPSQGHQGSSSPEGKEVAEAVDGREKTGLIRPGEPLCGEKYSPKELLALLKCVEAEIANYEACLKEEVEKRKKFKIDDQRRTHNYDEFICTFISMLAQEAGPRLSAGMLANLVEQNISVRRRQGVSIGRLHKQRKPDRRKRSRPYKAKRQ, encoded by the exons ATGAATAAAGGCTGGCTGGAGCTGGAGAGCGACCCTG GCCTCTTCACCCTCTTGGTGGAAGATTTCG GTGTCAAAGGGGTGCAGGTGGAGGAGATCTACGACCTTCAGAGCAAATGCCAGGG CCCCGTCTATGGATTCATCTTCCTGTTCAAATGGATCGAAGAGCGCCGGTCTCGTCGCAAGGTTTCTACCTTGGTGGATGATACGTCTGTGATCGATGATGATATTGTGAATAACATGTTCTTTGCCCACCAG CTGATCCCCAACTCTTGCGCCACTCACGCCCTGCTGAGCGTGCTCCTCAACTGCAGCAGCGTGGACCTGGGGCCCGCCCTGAGCCGCATGAAGGACTTCACCAAGGGCTTCAGCCCCGAG AGCAAAGGATATGCAATTGGCAATGCCCCAGAGTTGGCCAAGGCACATAACAGCCATGCCAG GCCTGAGCCACGCCACCTTCCTGAGAAACAGAACGGCCTTAGTGCGGTGCGGACCATGGAGGCGTTCCACTTCGTCAGCTACGTGCCTATCACAGGCAGGCTTTTTGAGCTGGATGGGCTGAAGGTCTACCCCATTGACCATG GCCCCTGGGGGGAGGACGAGGAGTGGACAGACAAGGCCCGGCGAGTCATCATGGAGCGTATCGGCCTTGCCACTGCAGG GGAGCCCTACCATGACATCCGCTTCAACCTGATGGCGGTGGTGCCCGACCGCAGGATCAAGTATGAGGCCAGGCTGCACGTGCTGAAGGTGAACCGCCAGACAGTGCTGGAAGCCCTGCAGCAG ctgatcaggGTAACGCAGCCAGAGCTGATTCAGACGCACAAGGCTCAAGAGTCACAGCTGCCCGAGGACCCCAAACCTGCCAGTGGCAAGTCCCCCTTGGCACTGGAGGCAAACAGGACCCCGGCAGCCTCTGAGGGCACCCACACAG ATGGTGTAGAAGAGGCGACTGGTTCCTGTTCACAAGCCCCGGCCCACAGCCCTCCCAGCAAACCCAAACCCGTGGTAAAGCCTCCAGGGAGCAACCTCAATGGGGTTCCCAGCAACCCCACTCCCATCGTCCAGCGGCTCCCGGCCTTCCTAGACAATCACAACTACGCCaagtcccccatgcag GAAGAGGAAGACCTGGCGGCAGGTGTGGGCCGCAGTCGGGTTCCAGTCCGTCCACCCCAGCAGTACTCGGACGATGAGGACGACTATGAGGATGAAGAAGATGATGACGTGCAGAACACCAACTCAGCCACCAG GTATAAGCGGAAGGGGCCGGGGAAGCTCGGGCCGTCGAGCAGCCCTGGGGACGGGCAGCTGTCAGTGCTGCAGCCCAACACCATCAACGTCTTGGCCGAGAAGCTCAAGGAATCTCAGAAAGACCTCTCCGTCCCTCTGTGCGTCAAGACGAGTGGCGGGGCGGGGAGTCCGGCTGTGGCCGTCCCTGCGCACTCACAGCCCTCGCCGACCCCCAGCAATGAGAGCACAGACACGGCCTCTGAGATCGGCAGTGCTTTCAACTCACCTCTGCGCTCGCCCATCCGCTCGGCCAACCCCACACGACCCTCCAGCCCCGTCACCTCCCACATCTCCAAAGTGCTCTTTGGAGAGGATGACAGCCTGCTGCGTGTGGACTGCATCCGCTACAACCGCGCCGTCCGGGACCTGGGCCCTGCCATCAGCACGGGCCTGCTGCACCTGGCGGAGGATGGCGTGCTCAGTCCCCTGGCGCTCACAG AGAGCGGGAAGGGTTCTTCACCTCCCGTCAGACCGAGTCAAGGCCACCAGGGATCCAGCAGCCCAGAGGGGAAGGAGGTGGCGGAAGCCGTGGACGGCAGAGAGAAGACTGGGCTGATCAGGCCTGGTGAGCCCTTATGCGGGGAGAAGTACTCACCCAAG GAGTTGCTGGCCTTGCTCAAGTGTGTGGAGGCTGAGATCGCAAACTATGAGGCCTGCCTCAAGGAAGAggtggagaagaggaagaaattcaAG ATCGACGACCAGAGGAGGACCCACAACTACGACGAGTTCATCTGCACCTTCATCTCCATGCTGGCTCAGGAAG CGGGCCCCCGCCTCTCCGCAGGCATGTTGGCCAACCTGGTGGAGCAGAACATCTCGGTGCGGCGGCGCCAGGGCGTCAGCATCGGCCGGCTCCACAAGCAGCGCAAGCCCGACCGGCGGAAACGCTCGCGCCCCTACAAGGCGAAGCGCCAGTGA
- the BAP1 gene encoding ubiquitin carboxyl-terminal hydrolase BAP1 isoform X4, whose translation MNKGWLELESDPGLFTLLVEDFGVKGVQVEEIYDLQSKCQGPVYGFIFLFKWIEERRSRRKVSTLVDDTSVIDDDIVNNMFFAHQLIPNSCATHALLSVLLNCSSVDLGPALSRMKDFTKGFSPESKGYAIGNAPELAKAHNSHARPEPRHLPEKQNGLSAVRTMEAFHFVSYVPITGRLFELDGLKVYPIDHGPWGEDEEWTDKARRVIMERIGLATAGIKYEARLHVLKVNRQTVLEALQQLIRVTQPELIQTHKAQESQLPEDPKPASGKSPLALEANRTPAASEGTHTDGVEEATGSCSQAPAHSPPSKPKPVVKPPGSNLNGVPSNPTPIVQRLPAFLDNHNYAKSPMQEEEDLAAGVGRSRVPVRPPQQYSDDEDDYEDEEDDDVQNTNSATRYKRKGPGKLGPSSSPGDGQLSVLQPNTINVLAEKLKESQKDLSVPLCVKTSGGAGSPAVAVPAHSQPSPTPSNESTDTASEIGSAFNSPLRSPIRSANPTRPSSPVTSHISKVLFGEDDSLLRVDCIRYNRAVRDLGPAISTGLLHLAEDGVLSPLALTESGKGSSPPVRPSQGHQGSSSPEGKEVAEAVDGREKTGLIRPGEPLCGEKYSPKELLALLKCVEAEIANYEACLKEEVEKRKKFKIDDQRRTHNYDEFICTFISMLAQEAGPRLSAGMLANLVEQNISVRRRQGVSIGRLHKQRKPDRRKRSRPYKAKRQ comes from the exons ATGAATAAAGGCTGGCTGGAGCTGGAGAGCGACCCTG GCCTCTTCACCCTCTTGGTGGAAGATTTCG GTGTCAAAGGGGTGCAGGTGGAGGAGATCTACGACCTTCAGAGCAAATGCCAGGG CCCCGTCTATGGATTCATCTTCCTGTTCAAATGGATCGAAGAGCGCCGGTCTCGTCGCAAGGTTTCTACCTTGGTGGATGATACGTCTGTGATCGATGATGATATTGTGAATAACATGTTCTTTGCCCACCAG CTGATCCCCAACTCTTGCGCCACTCACGCCCTGCTGAGCGTGCTCCTCAACTGCAGCAGCGTGGACCTGGGGCCCGCCCTGAGCCGCATGAAGGACTTCACCAAGGGCTTCAGCCCCGAG AGCAAAGGATATGCAATTGGCAATGCCCCAGAGTTGGCCAAGGCACATAACAGCCATGCCAG GCCTGAGCCACGCCACCTTCCTGAGAAACAGAACGGCCTTAGTGCGGTGCGGACCATGGAGGCGTTCCACTTCGTCAGCTACGTGCCTATCACAGGCAGGCTTTTTGAGCTGGATGGGCTGAAGGTCTACCCCATTGACCATG GCCCCTGGGGGGAGGACGAGGAGTGGACAGACAAGGCCCGGCGAGTCATCATGGAGCGTATCGGCCTTGCCACTGCAGG GATCAAGTATGAGGCCAGGCTGCACGTGCTGAAGGTGAACCGCCAGACAGTGCTGGAAGCCCTGCAGCAG ctgatcaggGTAACGCAGCCAGAGCTGATTCAGACGCACAAGGCTCAAGAGTCACAGCTGCCCGAGGACCCCAAACCTGCCAGTGGCAAGTCCCCCTTGGCACTGGAGGCAAACAGGACCCCGGCAGCCTCTGAGGGCACCCACACAG ATGGTGTAGAAGAGGCGACTGGTTCCTGTTCACAAGCCCCGGCCCACAGCCCTCCCAGCAAACCCAAACCCGTGGTAAAGCCTCCAGGGAGCAACCTCAATGGGGTTCCCAGCAACCCCACTCCCATCGTCCAGCGGCTCCCGGCCTTCCTAGACAATCACAACTACGCCaagtcccccatgcag GAAGAGGAAGACCTGGCGGCAGGTGTGGGCCGCAGTCGGGTTCCAGTCCGTCCACCCCAGCAGTACTCGGACGATGAGGACGACTATGAGGATGAAGAAGATGATGACGTGCAGAACACCAACTCAGCCACCAG GTATAAGCGGAAGGGGCCGGGGAAGCTCGGGCCGTCGAGCAGCCCTGGGGACGGGCAGCTGTCAGTGCTGCAGCCCAACACCATCAACGTCTTGGCCGAGAAGCTCAAGGAATCTCAGAAAGACCTCTCCGTCCCTCTGTGCGTCAAGACGAGTGGCGGGGCGGGGAGTCCGGCTGTGGCCGTCCCTGCGCACTCACAGCCCTCGCCGACCCCCAGCAATGAGAGCACAGACACGGCCTCTGAGATCGGCAGTGCTTTCAACTCACCTCTGCGCTCGCCCATCCGCTCGGCCAACCCCACACGACCCTCCAGCCCCGTCACCTCCCACATCTCCAAAGTGCTCTTTGGAGAGGATGACAGCCTGCTGCGTGTGGACTGCATCCGCTACAACCGCGCCGTCCGGGACCTGGGCCCTGCCATCAGCACGGGCCTGCTGCACCTGGCGGAGGATGGCGTGCTCAGTCCCCTGGCGCTCACAG AGAGCGGGAAGGGTTCTTCACCTCCCGTCAGACCGAGTCAAGGCCACCAGGGATCCAGCAGCCCAGAGGGGAAGGAGGTGGCGGAAGCCGTGGACGGCAGAGAGAAGACTGGGCTGATCAGGCCTGGTGAGCCCTTATGCGGGGAGAAGTACTCACCCAAG GAGTTGCTGGCCTTGCTCAAGTGTGTGGAGGCTGAGATCGCAAACTATGAGGCCTGCCTCAAGGAAGAggtggagaagaggaagaaattcaAG ATCGACGACCAGAGGAGGACCCACAACTACGACGAGTTCATCTGCACCTTCATCTCCATGCTGGCTCAGGAAG CGGGCCCCCGCCTCTCCGCAGGCATGTTGGCCAACCTGGTGGAGCAGAACATCTCGGTGCGGCGGCGCCAGGGCGTCAGCATCGGCCGGCTCCACAAGCAGCGCAAGCCCGACCGGCGGAAACGCTCGCGCCCCTACAAGGCGAAGCGCCAGTGA